The Flavobacteriales bacterium genome segment AAGACACTAACGAAAAAGGTGTTGAAAGAAATGCGATGCTAATGCAAAAAATTATCAGCTTAGAATCCTTGAATAACAAGCTTAGCCAAGATGCTCTTAATTTAGCGAATGCCTTGAGAGGAGATTCTAAAACTCAGGGAGATTGGGGCGAAAGTAGGTTAGAATTATTACTTGAAAAATCTGGATTAACTAATGGCGTTCATTTCAGCACACAAGCTGGTTATAAAGATGATGAAGGTAAATTAAAAAAACCTGACTTCATCATCAACCTACCAGATAATAAACACCTTATTATTGACTCAAAAGTTTCTCTTACTGCCTATGTAGAATATTATAATGCCGAAGATGAAATAAAAAAACAACAAGCCTTAAAACGACACTTAGATAGTATTAAAAGACACTATATGGAGCTTAGCGATAAAGACTATCCAAGCCTATATGGAATTAATACACCCGATCACGTTTTAATGTTTGTACCCAATGAACCAGCTTTAATGTTAGCTCTGAATGAAGACAAAAACCTTTATCTTAATGCTCTAGAAAAACACATTGTTCTAGTTTCTGCTTCTACTCTATTGGCAACTCTTAGTACAGTGGCTTCTATTTGGAAACAAGAAGACCAAAAAAGAAATGCTCTAGAAATTGCTAAAGAAGGTGGCTTACTTTACGATAAGTTTGAAGGCTTTGTTCAAGACCTAATTAAAGTAGGGAAAAGTTTAAAAAGTTCTAGAGATAGCTATGAAGATGCTATGAGTAAACTCACTGAAGGCAAAGGTAACATCATTAAAAAAATAGAAAATCTAAAAGACTTAGGAGCTAAAACTAAAAAAAGCTTACCTCAAAATATTATAGACAGAGCAAATCAGGATGAAGATAACTAGATACGAGAATGCTATATTTGGACTTCGTCCAATTATTGAAGCAATAACCGCTGGTCAAGAAATCGATACACTTTTTATTCAAAAAGGTTTGAAAGGTGACATTTTTGCAGAACTATGGGAATTGGTAAAAAAGCATAGGGTGAACTATAAACATGTTCCTGTAGAAAAACTCAACCGACTCACTAGAAAAAATCATCAAGGTGTATTTGCTTTCGTTTCGCCCATAACTTTTCATAGAACTGAAAATATTATCCCTCAACTTTTTGAGGAAGGCAAAGTCCCTCTATTTTTAATTTTAGACAGAGTTACTGATGTAAGGAATTTTGGAGCAATTGTAAGAAGTGCTGAATGCTCAGGAGTTCACGCCATTATAGTACCTGAACGTGGTAGCGCAGCTATTAATGGTGATGCTATGAAAACTTCAGCAGGAGCATTAAGTAGTGTGCCAATTTGTCGAGAATTTAATCTAAAAGCAACAATAGATTTTTTAAAAAATAGCGGTATTCAAGTTGTAGCTTGTACGGAAAAGACAGAAAATTTAATTTATGCTCCCGACTATACTATACCTACAGCTATTATAATGGGTTCTGAAGAAGATGGTATTTCAGAAGAGTATCTCAAATTATGTACTCACAAAACAAAAATCCCAATGTTGGGTAACATCGGTTCATTGAACGTCTCCGTATCTGCTGGTGTAATATTATATGAGGCAGTAAGACAACGTAAAGCATGATTTTTAAAGACTTAGGATTTGAACCACAACTTCAAGAAGGATTAGACATGATGGGTTTTGAAAAACCCACCCCCATACAAGAACAAGCAATACCAGCCATATTAAATAATAAAGATATGATTGCCTGTGCTCAAACTGGAACAGGAAAAACAGCTGCATTTGTACTACCTATCCTCAATAAATTATGTAAAGGAAACACCTCTAAAATCAACACTATTATTGTTTCTCCAACTAGAGAGTTAGCCTTACAAATAGATCGTCAGATAGAAGGTTTTAGCTACTTTACTAACGCCTCATCATTTCCCATTTATGGTGGAGGCACAGGTTCCGATTTTGATGCCCAAAAAAACGCTATCAAAAATGGTTCTGATATATTAGTGTGTACTCCCGGAAGACTATTAGCTCACATGAAATTCAATTATTTTGATGCGTCTGGCGTTAAACATTTCATACTAGACGAAGCCGATAGAATGTTAGATATGGGTTTTTACGATGACATTATGGATATTGCTAAAAAACTCCCAAAAGAAAGACAGAATCTTATGTTTTCGGCAACTATGCCACCAAAGATTAGAAAATTAGCTAGTAATATTTTGGTTAATCCTACTACAATAAGCTTAAGCATATCTAAACCAGCCGAAGGCATTACACAAAAAGCCTACATGGTTCACGACAAACAAAAAATAGCTTTGACACAACATCTCCTCAAAGGGCGAGATTTAAACCATGTATTGATATTTTGTTCGACTAAAAAAAGTGTTAAAGATTTGACACGAAGTTTGATTAAAGCTAATTTATCAGCACATGATATTCACTGAGATCTTGAACAAGAAGAAAGAGAAAAAGTTCTTTTAGATTTTAAAAATAAAAAAGTTAAAATTTTAGTCGCTACAGACATACTTTCTAGAGGAATAGATATCAAAGGAATAGAATTGGTTATTAATTATGAAGTTCCCAATGACGCTGAAGATTATGTACATCGTATAGGAAGAACAGCAAGAGCAGACAGAAAAGGTGAAGCTATTACCTTTATCAATGGAGAACAATGTTTGAAGTTTAAACAAATAGAAGATTTAATAGAACGAACAATAGAAAAAACGCCTTTACCTAATGGTTTCGAAGCTGCACCAGCTTATATTACCGAAAAGAGAAGTCGAGGTAAAAAGAACTTTAAAAAAGGTCATTTTAAAAGAAACAAACATTTTAAAAATAAAAGAAAGAAGCCCTAAGTAATTGCATTTCAAAAATAAATTAGCAATTATTTGTTGTTTTTTTTATATTTGAATGAACTTAAAAACATAAAAACATGACTTCTAAATCTTTTATCTTATCTGCTATTGCAGGAACAATCACTTATTTTTTATTAGGATGGCTTTTTTACGGAATTCTTTTTCCAGAAATTTATCCTAATCAAGGTCAAAATGCCACAGCTTTTATTTTTATTGGCTGCTTTGTTTATGCCTTTCTATTTACTTATATCTATAAGCAATGGGCAAGTATCAGCACCTTAAAAGGTGGAGTTATTGCAGGTCTTACCTTAGGTTTTCTCTACTCCTTAAGTATGAACTTTTTTTTGTATTCCTCTAAGGCTATGAATATTGAAAATTTTATTATTGACCTAGCTATTGGTAGTATTACAGCAGCTATTATGGGTGGCGTTATAGGTTATGTTTTAGGAAAAACTAAATAACCAACCAACTGATTTAAATGTAAAAAAGCCCTCTTAAATTTAAGAGGGCTTTTTTTATGGGAAAACTTAAATTGTTATCTTAAATAGAAATTTTATTTACAACATAAAATAAATACTCAGAGACTACTATAAAAAATAGGAATAAAAGGTAATACTCCAATTAAGTTTTCTAACTCGTTAGAAACTTCTCCTAAAATCAAGGAAAATAATTTCAAATTAAAGAACTTAATCAACAGAAATAATATCAGCAATTTGTTTAGCTCTTTCAACTAAACTTTCTGTACTCTCCGATATTCCATAAGAAAGTGCTACAGCCATTCGTCTGTAAGGACGTGAAGTTGGCTTACCAAAAATCATAAAATCAGAATCTGGTAAAGAAGAAGCTTTTTCTAAGCCTGAAAAAATAGGTAAAGAAGAATTGTCTTTATCAGCTAAAATAACAGCACTAGCACCATTTTTTAACAATTTAATTTCTTGTACTGGAATTCCTAGTATAGCTCTAGCATGTAATTCAAATTCTGAGAAATTTTGAGTGTTAGCTAAAGTAACCATACCTGTATCGTGTGGACGTGGAGAAAGCTCAGAAAAATAAACACCTGATTTGCCAATAAAAAATTCTACTCCCCAAATACCTGCCCCCTGTAAAGCTGTAGTTACTTTTTCAGCCATTTCTTGAGCTTCTTTGAGATGAATATCATTCATAGACATTGGCTGCCAACTTTCTTGATAGTCGCCTCGTTCCTGTCTGTGACCAATTGGTGGACAAAAAAGAGTATTTCCGTTATCTTGAGTTAAGGTAAGTAGTGTAATTTCAAAATCAAAATCAATAAATTCTTCAACAATGACTTCTTTCAAATCGCCTCTTGAACCTTCCATAGCATAATTCCAAGCCGTTTGAATATCCGATTGGGATTTTATAATAGATTGACCTTTACCCGAACTAGACATTAATGGTTTAACTACACACGGCAAGCCACATACCTCAACACCTTTTTTTAATTCTTCATAACTAGTAGCGTAACGGTATTTTGCTGTTTTTACTCCAAGCTCTTGAGCTGCTAAATCTCTTATAGCTTTTCTATTCATAGTAAAGTTAGCCGCCTTTGCCGATGGAATTACTTTGAAACCTTGTTTTTCGTAGTCATAAAATCGCTCTGTACGAATGGATTCTACTTCAGGGACTATCAAGTCAGGTTGGTGTTTTTCTACCAAAGCATCAAGGGCATCTCCATCTAACATATCAATCACTTCAAACTCATGAGCTACTTGCATAGCAGGGGCATTTTCGTAATTATCTACTGCAATAATGTATTGTCCTAATCGTTGCAAAGCAATAACCAACTCCTTACCTAATTCTCCAGAACCTAGAAGTAATATCTTTTTTCTCATAATGCGTTGTTTATCTTTTGATGTGCTATCTGTACAATTTCATCAGGCATGTGCATAGCTGGAGCATGATGAGGCTTGACTCTGGCGTCAATTATTGGTATTCTACAATACCAATGTTTGTTTTGAATTCCTTCCTCCAATCCAAAGATATCTTCAGAAGGATTTGAGCGAGTAAAAGTAACCCATAACCAATTGCTAATGTCTTCGGCTACAAAGGCTGAATCGTCTACCAAAGTAATTAGTGCTATACCCTCTAATTCTAAATGCTCTAGTTTAGACTTTACAGACTCAACGTCTTCGGACTCTACTACCAATACACCGGGCATAACTAAATGAGGCTTTAAACCATCATCTAGGGATAAATTAGATAAATCCTTACACAATTCACGTTTCTTCTCTCCTACTGCAGCACAAACTACTTTTGAACCCTCATTAATGTCTCCGGTGCTGCTATAATCTAGAGTGTCCATAGTAGTTTTGGTTTGGAAGTGTAAATCCCTAGACCAATCAACTCTTGAGAATAAATGTTGGAAGTAATCGTACTCATTCTGAACGTCTAAGTTAGCATCGTCCTCTTGAGCTACTATAAATAAATACTTAGCTAAACTCAATTGACCTTTACCTAAAATATGATTAGCGATAGTAAGTAACTCTTGTGGTCTTCTTGTCTTTTGATAAGGGGTATAACGTTCACTACCAATAGCCAACAATAAAGGATGTACACCAGCCTCATCGACAGCATTTACAGCTTTTAAACCTGGTATTTCAGTAGGAATAATCCCGTCTGTGATATCATGAATTAATGCGCCAAACTGGCTATCCTCTTGAGGAGGTCTTCCAACAACTGTAAATGGCCAAATAGCATCTTTTTTAGCATAAACCTTATGAATTTTCATAACTGGAAAATCATGTGTTAAGCTATAATAACCAAGGTGGTCACCAAAAGGGCCTTCTGGCTTTACGTCATTAGCATTTATCTCTCCACAAATTACAAAATCAGCATCTTTAGATAAGGTATATCCATCTTTTACGACATATCTAAAATTTCTACCTCCCATAATTCCTGCAAAGGTCATCTCACTCATACCCTCTGGTAATGGCATTACAGCAGCCAAACTATGTGCTGGTGGACCTCCCACGAAAATACTAACTTTAAGTGGCTGACCTTTTGCATTTGCTTTGGACTGATGCACACCTATTCCACGATGTATTTGATAGTGTAAGCCAATTTCCTTATTCTGAACATAATCATTTCCTCCCAATTGAATTCTATACATTCCAAGATTTGAGTTCATTATACCGGGCTTGTCTATATCTTCAGAATATACTTGTGGTAAGGTTACAAATGGACCTCCGTCCATTGGCCAACATTTAATTTGAGGAATATCTTCAATTTGAATTTCTTCAAAGTGATGAGATCTATGCTTTATAGGTAGTGCATAAGGCGCATGAGTTACAGAACCTATCAATGCTAGTGGAGTTTTGAAAAAGTTTGCCGGATTTGCTTTTAAAGAAACTAAACCTTTTACAGGCTTTAGAGTATCACGAAAAATAAACTGGCTCTGTTCTAAAGTAGCAAACAAGTTAGAAACTGCTGCAAAACGACTACCCTTTACGTTTTCAAATAAAACTGCTTTTTTATGATTTTTAAAAACTATTTGATGGATTGCTGACATCTCCAAATCAGGGTCTACTTCTTCCTTAATACGGAAGAGCATACCATTTTTTTCCAAGTCTAAAACACAATCTTTTATCGATTTGTAAGCCATGGTACAAAAATAAAAAAAGGTCGTCTTATATGACGACCTTTTTTTAATAGTTATTATTAATCAATTTTTAACGTTTATCAATAGTAACGTAATCTCTTGAAGTATAACCAGTATATACTTGACGAGGGCGTCCAATAGGTTCATTATTCTCTCTCATTTCTTTCCATTGTGCTATCCAACCTGGAAGTCTTCCGAGGGCAAACATAACAGTGAACATATCGGTAGGTATACCTAATGCTCTGTAAATGATTCCTGAATAAAAATCTACATTTGGATATAATCCTCTTGCTACAAAATATTCATCGTTAAGAGCTATTTCTTCTAATTTCTTGGCGATGTCTAAAACAGGGTCATCAACTCCTAATTCTTTTAAAACATCATCTGCAGCTTTCTTAATAATAGTAGCTCTTGGATCAAAGTTCTTATAAACTCTGTGACCAAATCCCATTAATCGGAAAGAATCTGATTTATCCTTTGCTCTTGCAACGTATTTTTCGACATTACCACCATCTGCTCTAATGCTTTCCAACATTTCAATAACAGCTTGATTTGCACCACCATGTAAGGGTCCCCATAAAGCAGCTATACCTGCTGATACTGATGTATATAAACTTGCATGTGATGAACCTACAATACGGACAGTAGATGCTGAACAGTTTTGCTCATGATCAGCATGAAGTATTAATAATCTGTCAAGAGCCTTAGATACAACTGGATTGATTTGATAATCTTCAGTAGGTATAGCAAACATCATTCTTAAAAAATTAGAACAATAGTCTAAACTGTTGTTAGGATAGACAACCGGTTGACGCATTCTATTTTTATAACTCCAAGCTGCAAGAGTTGGTAGCTTGGCCAATAATCGAATGATTGTTCCATTTACTTCACTAACTGAACGATTAGGATCTAATGACATAGGGTAAAAAGCTGTCAAAGAAGATACTAAAGATGATAGCACTCCCATTGGGTGAGACTTGGAAGGAAAACCATCTAAAATAGATTTTACATCTTCGTGTACTAAGGTATGGTTAGTAATCTCTTCTTGAAAAGAATTAAGTTGCTCAGTGGTTGGCAACTCGCCGTATATCAAAAGGTAAGACACCTCAACAAAGCTTGATTTATCGGCTAGTTCTTCAATAGAATAACCACGGTATTTTAAAATGCCTTCTTCACCATTAAGAAAAGTGATAGCACTTTCAGTAGATCCAGTATTTTTAAACCCTTTATCTAATGTTATAAGTCCTGATTCACCTCTTAATCGGCTAATATCTAAGGCTTTTTCATTTTGTGTACCTTCTATTATTGGTAGTTGATACACTTTCCCGTTGTAATGTAATTCAGCTTTGTCTGACATAATTTTTATTTTAAAAACTTAAATGATTTTCCCAAATATTTCGCTTCGTCACCTAACACTTCTTCAATTCTTAGCAACTGATTGTACTTCGCCATTCTATCCGAACGAGAAGCAGAACCAGTTTTAATTTGCCCAGTACTTAATGCTACTGATAAATCTGCAATAGTAGTATCTTCTGTTTCACCTGAACGGTGGCTCATTACTGAAGTGTATGAGTTCATTTGAGCCATCTCTACTGCTTCCATTGTCTCGGTTAAAGTACCAATTTGATTTACTTTTACTAGTATAGAGTTTGCTACTCCAGAGTCAATACCTTTCGATAGACGTTTCACATTTGTAACAAATAAATCATCTCCTACTAATTGAACATTATCTCCAATAGTATCTGTAAGTTGTTTCCAACCGTCCCAATCGTCTTCATCCAAACCATCTTCTATTGATAGAATAGGATACTTTTCAGACCATTCTTTCCAATAGCCAACCATTTCTGATGGTGTTAATTTATCACCTGTCGATTGGTGGAAATGGTATACATTCTCTTCCGCATTATAAAATTCTGAAGCAGCTGCATCCATAGCTATATACATATCATCACCAGGCTTGTAACCTGCTTTTTCTATCGCTTGTAGAACCGTTTCTACAGCCTCAACATTAGAGCCTAAATTTGGTGCAAAACCACCCTCATCTCCAACATTTGTAGAAAATCCTTTTGACTTCAATACTTCTTTCAAGTTATGAAAAACTTCTGTTCCCATTCTTAAAGCTTCACTAAAAGAATTAGCCCCTACCGGCATAACCATAAATTCTTGAAAGTCGATACTATTATCTGCATGCGAACCACCATTCAAAATATTCATCATAGGAATAGGAAGTGTACGTGCATTAATTCCTCCTATATAATTGAATAGCAACTGTCCATTCTCTTGAGCCGCTGCTTTTGCTACTGCCATAGATACAGCCAACATTGCATTAGCACCTAAATTTGCTTTATTTTCTGTACCATCTAAACGAATCATAGCAGAATCAATAGAAGCCTGATCACTGACGTACATACCTTTTAATTCTTCGGCAATTGCAGTATTTACATTATGTACTGCTTTTAAAACACCTTTACCTACATAAACACCTTTATCACCATCTCTTAACTCAACCGCCTCGTGTTTTCCGGTAGATGCGCCTGATGGTACTGCTGCTCTACCCATTATTCCGTTCTCAGTGATTACATCTGCCTCAACAGTAGGATTACCTCTTGAATCTAAAATTTGTCTTGCATGTATTGCGACTATTCTACTCATTACTTTTTGTGTTCTTGTATTAGGTTAATAAAGTGGTCAAATAAATATCTTGAATCGTGTGGACCAGGCGACGACTCAGGGTGATATTGAACTGAGAAAGCATTTTTATCATTGATTTTTATACCTTCAACTGTTTTATCATTTAAATTAATGTGTGTTGCTTCTACATTAGAATGCTTTTCAACATCTTCGGCTTTTATACCAAAACCATGATTTTGAGAAGTTACTTCACACTTACCTGTTTCTAGATTCTGTACAGGGTGGTTTATTCCTCTGTGACCATTATGCATTTTGTAGGTCGAAATACCTTCTGAAATTGCTAGAGCTTGATGACCTAAACAAATACCAAAGACTGGAAACATAGTGTTAGTAATCTTTTTTACATTTTCAATAACTTCAGGCATTACAGATGGATCTCCTGGTCCATTTGACAGAAAGTATCCATCAGGACTCCAAGATTCCAATTCTTCAAATGGTGTATTATAAGGGAATACTTTTAAATAACATCCTCTATCAGCCAAACATTTTAAAATATTTCTTTTGACTCCAAAATCTAATACGGCTACTTTAAATTTAGCATTTTCATCACCAAAAAAATAAGGTGTTGTTGTAGAAACTTTATCGCATAACTGCAATCCTTCCATTGAAGGCACTTGATTTAATTTTTCCTTAAGAGTCTCAATATCAGTAGTTTCTGAAGAAATAATTCCATTCATTGCTCCTTTATCCCTTATATGTCTAACTAAAGCTCTAGTATCAACATCCGAAATAGCTACCATTTCTTCAGACTCAAAATAGTCTTGAATGGATTCCTCAGCATCAGGTCTTGAATAATTCAGGTTATAGTTCTTACAAATCAATCCTGAAATTTTCATTCTGTCCGATTCTACCTCATCACTATGAATACCATAATTACCAATATGGGCATTAGTAGTCAACATAATTTGCCCAAAATAAGATGGGTCAGTGAATATTTCTTGATAGCCTGTCATTCCAGTATTAAAGCAAATCTCACCAGTAGCTGTACCAGTCATACCTGCAGATTTTCCAAAAAAGACGGTTCCATCTTCCAATAAAAGAACGGCGTCTGATTTACTTTTGTATTTCATCTTCATAAAAATAAAAAAAAAGGGATAAAACGCTAACGCCTATCCCTTGATTTAGTATTTAAGACAGATATGTGAGATTACTCACTTTTTGTCTCATTATCTTCGGCGTTGTTTTCTTCTTTAGTTTCTTCTTCCTTAACTTCAGAAGTTTCTTCTGTAGCTTCAGCTTTTTCTTCTTCTACTACTTCAGCAGCTGGTGTTTCTGTTGTTTCTGCTACTACTTCTTCAGTTTTTGTTTCCTCTACTACTGTTTCTTCAGATGTAGTTTCTTCAACAACTACTGCTTCTTCTACAGCTGGTGTAGCGGCAGAGGCTTTCTTAGCACCACCTGAACGTCTAGTAGATTTTGCCTTTTTCGTAGGCTTGTCTGTAACATAGGTTTCGTTATAATCAACAAGCTCTATTAAACACATTTCGGCATTATCACCTAAACGATTACCTGTTCTAAGAATTCTTGTATAACCTCCATTTCTTGTAGCTACCTTAGATGCAACATCTCCGAATAATTCAGTAACAACTTCTTTTTGTCTAAGGTGACTAAAAACAATTCTTCTAGAATGTGTAGTGTCTGTTTTAGACTTAGTGATTAGAGGTTCAACAAACTTTCTTAGTGCTTTAGCTTTTGCTACGGTAGTTTTGATACGCTTGTGTTCGATAAGCGAACAAGCCATATTCGAAAGCATAGCTTTTCTGTGCGCTGTTTTTCTACCTAAATGATTAAATTTCTTTCCGTGTCTCATTTTACTATTCCTTATCTAAATTAAATTTAGCTACATCCATTCCAAAGTTTAAACCTTTGACCAAAACCATTTCTTCTAACTCAGTCAATGATTTCTTACCAAAGTTTCTAAACTTCAATAAATCTGACTTGTTAAAAGAAACTAACTCGCCTAAAGTTTCAACCTCGGCAGTCTTCAAGCAATTCAAAGCTCTAACCGATAATTCTAGGTCTGTTAATTTTGTTTTAAGTAATTGACGCATGTGAAGTGTGTCTTCATCAAACTCGTGAGAGCTATCAGACTCCGTTTGCTCGAATGATACATTTTCATCAGCGAACAACATAAAGTGCTGAATTAGAATTTTAGCAGCTTCAGTTAAAGCATCTTTAGGGTGAATTGAACCGTCAGTAAGGATTTCGAATACTAACTTCTCATAATCTGTTTTTTGCTCAACACGGAAGTTCTCAACGCCAAATTTTACATTTTTTATAGGTGTAAAAATTGAATCAATGAAAATTGTTCCTAATGGAGCAGTAACTTTTTTGTTTTCTTCAGAAGGAATGTAACCTCTACCTTTTTCAATAGTAAGTTCCATTTCAATTTCAACTGATTTATCCATGTTACAGATAACCAACTCAGGGTTTAATATCTGAAAAGAAGTTAAACTCTTTCCTATATCACCTGCAGTAAGTTGATCTTTACCACCAATTTTCACTTGAACTTTCTCTGAATTATCGTCTTCTATTTGTTGCTTAAGGCGAATTTGTTTTAAGTTCAGAATCATTTCTGTAACATCTTCTACAACACCTTTAATAGATGAGAACTCGTGCTCTACACCTTCAATTTTTATTGAAGTGATAGCAAATCCTTCCAAAGAAGAAAGTAGTACTCTTCTTAGAGCGTTTCCAATAGTTAAACCATATCCTGGTTCTAGTGGTCTGAATTCGAAGTTACCATGAAAGTCTGTTGACTCTATCATGTAAACTTTGTCTGGTCTTTGAAAATCTAATATTGACATATCAATAGGGTGATTTAGTTATTATTTAGAATATAATTCAACGATAAGTTGTTCTTTTATGTTTTCAGCAATTTGCTCTCTCTGTGGCACGGCTAAAAGCTTACCAGACATTAAATCTGGATTCCACTCAACATATTCACATCTTTCATTTGAATTAACTAGAGAGTTAGTTATAACCTCTAATGATTTTGATTTTTCACGTACAGCGATTACATCACCTACATTTACTGAGTAAGATGGAATGTTCATAGTTTTTCCATTTACAGTGATGTGTCTGTGTGTAACCAATTGTCTTGATGCTCTACGTGTAGGGGCAATGCCCAATCTATAAACGATATTATCTAGACGAGCCTCACAAAGCTGTAAAAGAATTTCACCGGTAATACCTTTTCTTCTTGAAGCTTCTTTAAATAAGTTAGAAAATTGCTTTTCTAAGATACCGTATGTGTACTTAGCCTTTTGCTTTTCAGCTAACTGACCAGCATATTCCGATTTCTTAGACCTTCTATTATTTCCGTGTTGTCCAGGACCATAGTTTTTTCTTTCTAAAGCCTTATCAGGACCAAAAATAGGTTCGTTGAATCGTCTTGCAATTTTTGATTGTGGACCTCTGTATCTTGCCATTTCTTAAATGTTTATCTTAATTCTTTGTAATTATACTCTACGTCTTTTAGGAGGACGACAGCCGTTATGTGGTATCGGTGTAATATCTACTATTTCTGTAACCACAATACCACTATTGTGTAAAGTTCTTATAGCAGATTCTCTTCCTGAACCTGGACCTTTTACAAATACTTTTACTTTTCTTAACCCTGCTTCATGAGCTCTTGCAGCACAGTCTTCAGCAGCCGTTTGAGCAGCATAAGGAGTATTTTTCTTTGAACCTCTAAAACCCATTTTCCCTGCTGACGACCAAGAAATTACTTGACCTTGATTGTTAGTCAAAGAAATAATGATATTGTTGAAAGTAGCTTGGATGTGTGCTTGTCCTACTGCTTCCACTTTTACAGTTCTTTTTTTCTGATTTGATTTAGCCATATCTCAGTTTTTATTATTTAGTAGCTTTTTTCTTGTTAGCTACTGTTTTTCTTCTTCCTTTACGAGTTCTGGAATTGTTCTTAGTTCGTTGACCTCTTAAAGGTAAACCTACACGATGACGAATACCTCTGTTACAACCGATATCCATCAATCGCTTAATGTTCATTTGTGTTTCAGAACGTAACTCTCCTTCAACTTTCACTTCGTCACCAATAATTTGACGAATATCAGATAGTTGTTTATCGTTCCAATCCTGAACTTTTACGCTGTGATCAATCCCAGCTTTATCTAAGATGTTTTTAGCGACACTAGATCCTATACCGTAGATGTATGTAAGACCTATTACGCCTCTTTTGTTTTTTGGTAAATCGATACCTGCAATTCTAGCCATTTACTATTTTTTAAATTAACCTTGACGTTGTTTAAACTTAGGATTCTTTTTATTGATTACATATAAGCGTCCTTTTCTTCGAACGATTTTGCAATCTTCACTTCTCTTTTTTAATGATGCTCTAACTTTCATTTTCTTAGTATCTGTAAGTTATTCTTCCTTTTGTTAAATCGTATGGCGACATTTCTAATTTTACTTTATCCCCAGGCAATAACTTGATGTAAAACTTTCTCATTTTTCCCGATATATGGGCTGTAATGATATGTCCATTCTCTAGCTCTACTCTAAACATTGCGTTAGAGAGGGCTTGAGTGATTACTCCATCTTGTTCTATGTGTGCCTGTTTGGCCATTTTTATTTTTTATTCAATTCTTTTTCTATCCATTCAAAACTTGATAAGATATCAGCTTTTCCTTGTCTTACTACTATGGTGTGCTCAAAATGTGCTGATGGTTTGTTATCAGCAGTAGTAATTGTCCAACCATCAGAATGCTGACGGATATTTTTTACTCCCATATTAATCATTGGCTCTATAGCTATGACTAACCCATTTTGTAACTTAGGACCACGTCCACGTT includes the following:
- the rplQ gene encoding 50S ribosomal protein L17; amino-acid sequence: MRHGKKFNHLGRKTAHRKAMLSNMACSLIEHKRIKTTVAKAKALRKFVEPLITKSKTDTTHSRRIVFSHLRQKEVVTELFGDVASKVATRNGGYTRILRTGNRLGDNAEMCLIELVDYNETYVTDKPTKKAKSTRRSGGAKKASAATPAVEEAVVVEETTSEETVVEETKTEEVVAETTETPAAEVVEEEKAEATEETSEVKEEETKEENNAEDNETKSE
- the eno gene encoding phosphopyruvate hydratase — protein: MSRIVAIHARQILDSRGNPTVEADVITENGIMGRAAVPSGASTGKHEAVELRDGDKGVYVGKGVLKAVHNVNTAIAEELKGMYVSDQASIDSAMIRLDGTENKANLGANAMLAVSMAVAKAAAQENGQLLFNYIGGINARTLPIPMMNILNGGSHADNSIDFQEFMVMPVGANSFSEALRMGTEVFHNLKEVLKSKGFSTNVGDEGGFAPNLGSNVEAVETVLQAIEKAGYKPGDDMYIAMDAAASEFYNAEENVYHFHQSTGDKLTPSEMVGYWKEWSEKYPILSIEDGLDEDDWDGWKQLTDTIGDNVQLVGDDLFVTNVKRLSKGIDSGVANSILVKVNQIGTLTETMEAVEMAQMNSYTSVMSHRSGETEDTTIADLSVALSTGQIKTGSASRSDRMAKYNQLLRIEEVLGDEAKYLGKSFKFLK
- the carA gene encoding glutamine-hydrolyzing carbamoyl-phosphate synthase small subunit, with translation MKYKSKSDAVLLLEDGTVFFGKSAGMTGTATGEICFNTGMTGYQEIFTDPSYFGQIMLTTNAHIGNYGIHSDEVESDRMKISGLICKNYNLNYSRPDAEESIQDYFESEEMVAISDVDTRALVRHIRDKGAMNGIISSETTDIETLKEKLNQVPSMEGLQLCDKVSTTTPYFFGDENAKFKVAVLDFGVKRNILKCLADRGCYLKVFPYNTPFEELESWSPDGYFLSNGPGDPSVMPEVIENVKKITNTMFPVFGICLGHQALAISEGISTYKMHNGHRGINHPVQNLETGKCEVTSQNHGFGIKAEDVEKHSNVEATHINLNDKTVEGIKINDKNAFSVQYHPESSPGPHDSRYLFDHFINLIQEHKK
- a CDS encoding DNA-directed RNA polymerase subunit alpha yields the protein MSILDFQRPDKVYMIESTDFHGNFEFRPLEPGYGLTIGNALRRVLLSSLEGFAITSIKIEGVEHEFSSIKGVVEDVTEMILNLKQIRLKQQIEDDNSEKVQVKIGGKDQLTAGDIGKSLTSFQILNPELVICNMDKSVEIEMELTIEKGRGYIPSEENKKVTAPLGTIFIDSIFTPIKNVKFGVENFRVEQKTDYEKLVFEILTDGSIHPKDALTEAAKILIQHFMLFADENVSFEQTESDSSHEFDEDTLHMRQLLKTKLTDLELSVRALNCLKTAEVETLGELVSFNKSDLLKFRNFGKKSLTELEEMVLVKGLNFGMDVAKFNLDKE
- a CDS encoding citrate synthase → MSDKAELHYNGKVYQLPIIEGTQNEKALDISRLRGESGLITLDKGFKNTGSTESAITFLNGEEGILKYRGYSIEELADKSSFVEVSYLLIYGELPTTEQLNSFQEEITNHTLVHEDVKSILDGFPSKSHPMGVLSSLVSSLTAFYPMSLDPNRSVSEVNGTIIRLLAKLPTLAAWSYKNRMRQPVVYPNNSLDYCSNFLRMMFAIPTEDYQINPVVSKALDRLLILHADHEQNCSASTVRIVGSSHASLYTSVSAGIAALWGPLHGGANQAVIEMLESIRADGGNVEKYVARAKDKSDSFRLMGFGHRVYKNFDPRATIIKKAADDVLKELGVDDPVLDIAKKLEEIALNDEYFVARGLYPNVDFYSGIIYRALGIPTDMFTVMFALGRLPGWIAQWKEMRENNEPIGRPRQVYTGYTSRDYVTIDKR